One Mangifera indica cultivar Alphonso chromosome 4, CATAS_Mindica_2.1, whole genome shotgun sequence genomic region harbors:
- the LOC123214853 gene encoding BURP domain-containing protein BNM2A-like: MGSRFAAWNIFLYLLFMIAHRSGATEMTDILSELEELIGQNHDAHHHVRLAHPSSHLDHMDPSSMVFFTMKDLKKGTTMPIYFRVNELSNVFPHLLPKEEADSIPFSLEQLPFLLKHVSLSKDSAQARAMENTLKQCENQPIEGEIKLCPTSLKSLLVFARSAFTSGTKFKIVYTRRLNKSTTVFQNYTILEVPEKLFAPKMVACHSMPYPYSVFYCHSQETENKVYSVSLVGDNGDRVEAIAVCHMDTSKWSRDHASFRVLGIEPGSSHVCHFFQPDNLIFIPVSSSISNM; encoded by the exons ATGGGTTCGAGATTTGCAGCTTGGAACATCTTCCTGTATCTCCTTTTTATG ATTGCTCACAGAAGTGGTGCCACTGAGATGACTGACATACTCTCAGAGTTGGAAGAGTTAATAGGCCAAAACCATGATGCCCATCATCATGTTCGTCTTGCTCATCCATCATCACACCTGGATCACATGGATCCTTCATCTATGGTGTTCTTCACCATGAAAGACCTCAAAAAAGGGACCACTATGCCCATCTATTTTCGCGTCAATGAACTTTCAAATGTTTTTCCTCATTTGTTGCCAAAAGAAGAAGCTGATTCAATTCCCTTTTCGCTTGAACAACTTCCCTTCCTTCTCAAACACGTCTCCCTTTCGAAAGACTCAGCTCAAGCCAGAGCAATGGAAAATACACTCAAGCAATGTGAAAATCAACCCATTGAAGGCGAAATTAAACTGTGTCCAACATCTTTAAAATCCCTGCTCGTCTTTGCCCGAAGTGCTTTCACTTCGGGGaccaaatttaaaattgtatacacTAGACGCCTCAACAAATCAACAACTGTTTTCCAAAATTACACTATCCTGGAAGTCCCCGAAAAGCTATTTGCTCCCAAGATGGTAGCTTGTCACTCCATGCCTTACCCTTATTCAGTTTTTTACTGCCACAGCCAAGAGACTGAAAACAAGGTATACAGTGTTTCACTGGTGGGTGACAATGGAGACAGAGTGGAAGCTATTGCAGTTTGCCACATGGATACCTCTAAATGGAGCCGCGATCATGCATCGTTTCGCGTGCTTGGTATCGAACCAGGGAGCTCCCATGTTTGCCATTTCTTTCAACCAGATAATCTCATATTTATTCCAGTTTCTTCATCGATTAGTAACATGTAA
- the LOC123214854 gene encoding organ-specific protein S2-like, producing the protein MKASLLALSTLSLLLLLGSTTDGRKDTGEYWREVVKDQPIEESIQISLGRADPTGSLSGCHEEENSFVKDFEPRPDVSIYTNDLKLAKDKSFVKDFEPRPDVSIYSNDIKSAQEKSFVKDFEPRPDVSIYSNDLKPTKEKSFVKDFEPRPDVSIYSNDLKPTKEKSFVKDFESRPDISIYSNDLKPTKKKSFVKDFERRPDISIYSNNLKPAKEKSSVKIFESGLGVTIYDNDATIYHD; encoded by the exons ATGAAAGCTTCATTACTTGCTCTCTCTACACTCTCCTTGCTCCTCTTG TTGGGTAGCACTACAGATGGAAGGAAAGACACGGGAGAATATTGGAGAGAAGTCGTAAAAGATCAGCCCATAGAAGAATCAATCCAAATTAGCCTTGGTCGTGCAGATCCCACCGGTTCCCTCTCTGGTTGCCATGAAGAAGAAAACTCGTTTGTTAAGGATTTCGAACCGAGGCCTGATGTCTCCATTTATACTAATGATCTTAAACTAGCAAAAGATAAATCTTTTGTGAAGGATTTTGAGCCAAGGCCTGATGTCTCCATTTACAGTAACGATATTAAATCAGCACAAGAGAAATCCTTTGTTAAGGATTTTGAGCCTAGGCCAGATGTCTCCATTTACAGTAACGATCTTAAACCTACAAAAGAGAAATCTTTTGTCAAGGATTTTGAGCCTAGGCCAGATGTCTCCATTTACAGTAACGATCTTAAACCTACAAAAGAGAAATCTTTTGTCAAGGATTTTGAGTCAAGGCCTGATATCTCCATTTACAGTAATGATCTTAAACCTACAAAAAAGAAATCTTTTGTTAAGGATTTTGAGCGTAGGCCAGATATCTCCATTTACAGTAACAATCTTAAACCTGCAAAAGAGAAATCTTCTGTCAAGATCTTTGAGTCAGGGCTTGGTGTCACTATCTATGATAACGATGCCACCATTTATCATGACTAG
- the LOC123213104 gene encoding ras-related protein Rab7, whose amino-acid sequence MPSRRRTLLKVIILGDSGVGKTSLMNQYVNKKFSNQYKATIGADFLTKEVQFEDRLFTLQIWDTAGQERFQSLGVAFYRGADCCVLVYDVNSMKSFDNLNNWREEFLIQASPSDPENFPFVVLGNKIDVDGGNSRVVSEKKARAWCASKGNIPYFETSAKEGVNVEEAFQCIAKNALKSGEEEEIYLPDTIDVGNTSQQRSTGCEC is encoded by the exons ATGCCGTCTCGCAGAAGAACTCTCCTGAAGGTCATCATTCTCGGCGACAGCGG gGTTGGCAAGACCTCATTGATGAACCA GTATGTAAATAAGAAGTTTAGTAATCAATACAAGGCTACTATTGGAGCTGATTTTCTGACAAAGGAAGTTCAATTTGAAGATAGGCTTTTCACATTACAG ATCTGGGATACTGCTGGCCAGGAAAGATTCCAAAGCCTAGGTGTTGCTTTCTATCGCGGTGCTGATTGCTGTGTACTTGTTTATGATGTAAATTCAATGAAATCATTTGACAACCTGAATAACTGGAGAGAAGAGTTCCTTATTCAG GCGAGTCCTTCAGATCCAGAGAATTTCCCATTTGTTGTTCTAGGAAATAAGATTGACGTGGATGGTGGGAACAGTAGAGTG GTCTCAGAGAAGAAGGCTCGAGCTTGGTGTGCCTCCAAAGGAAATATCCCCTATTTTGAGACCTCTGCTAAGGAAGGAGTTAATGTGGAAGAAGCTTTCCAGTGCATAGCTAAGAATGCCCTGAAGAGCGGGGAGGAGGAAGAGAt ATACTTGCCAGACACCATTGACGTTGGAAACACGAGCCAGCAGAGGTCTACTGGATGTGAGTGCTAG
- the LOC123213103 gene encoding SWI/SNF complex subunit SWI3D-like, with the protein MEEKRREAGCQPAAASSASVGVESPVSEPASSRRRAGGQKRKAAALSTGNSSSTSSKRISRDKNSVSHTPIYNHNGPLTRARQGPSSLSASAGGTLEAARDDTKLEVVDELNKYGEQWEALEAKIETDFEAIRSRGCNVHVVPTHCGWFSWSRIHPLEEHALPSFFNGKSQNRTPDMYMEIRNWIMKKFHANPSTQIELKDLSELEVGCVDDRQEIMEFLDYWGLVNFHPFPPESTATSAEGDKVANADGEMAANTDDDGAAKKESLLEELYHFDEIQLCPRVAPKPKLISPADPSRLFPESAIAEDLAKPEGPSVEYHCNSCSADCSRKRYHCQKQADFDLCTDCFNDGKFGSGMSSSDFILMVPAEAAGLSGGKWTDQETLLLLEALELYKENWNEIAEHVATKTKAECILHFVQMPIEDVFFYHDVGADAISKETADVAAMNNDTSTPKDAPETSESKTGANDGQTQTSPIETSKSEDATSMKTCQETSKPEDANKVESAKKMLKSEDTNEVKVQKTGENIALKALREAFEAVGYHPPESPHSFAEVGNPVMALAAFLSLLVRPDVATASTRGSLKSISSNSPAMQLAARHSFVLEDPPGDKKEPIQSESVVTEIANQDTQKDDNPVDRKQKEKDTTTMLDKKILSNDHDSKITEDSVPEEKRTSASSNDKSTKELNVVKEPSTKGIPEKVEPGDLNKSSNQELPKENQPNIVEERNHLSSKNAPSSVKEAGEGNSVGEPSVSVQIAKDVELSFDSLPLERSEAGLLSNSNVESQPSKARKDVDMVSNSLPSESIEPEQPVASSSKAEPSQIAETPKDVDMMSNSLPLESNEPQQTHSIIENGTTAVEDQTKDGQEEKHDHGETKGECNIDKLKHAAVTALSAAAVKAKLLANQEEDHIRQLATSLIEKQLQKLEAKLAFFNEMDNMTLRVREQLERSRQRLYHERAQIIAARLGSSRPMPPSIPANRIPPNFANSVVRPPMSMTSLRPPMSRPLGTAGPTLSSSFASTTVAGSSIRPSNQDKLSSVGMK; encoded by the exons ATGGAAGAGAAGCGCCGGGAAGCCGGGTGTCAACCGGCGGCTGCAAGCTCTGCCAGTGTCGGGGTTGAGTCACCAGTATCAGAGCCAGCTTCGTCCCGGCGTCGAGCAGGAGGGCAGAAAAGGAAAGCCGCGGCGCTCTCAACAGGCAACTCGTCTTCAACGTCATCGAAACGAATTAGTCGCGACAAGAACTCAGTTTCTCACACCCCGATCTACAACCACAACGGGCCGTTGACGAGAGCTCGCCAGGGTCCTAGCAGTCTCAGTGCATCGGCTGGAGGAACGCTCGAAGCGGCACGTGATGACACGAAGCTGGAGGTGGTTGATGAACTGAACAAATATGGTGAACAGTGGGAGGCTTTGGAGGCGAAAATCGAGACTGATTTTGAGGCGATCAGATCTCGCGGTTGTAATGTTCATGTGGTGCCTACACATTGTG GTTGGTTTTCGTGGTCAAGAATTCATCCTCTTGAGGAGCATGCATTGCCTTCTTTTTTCAATGGGAAGTCCCAGAACCGAACTCCTGATATGTATATGGAGATACGGAATTGGATTATGAAGAAGTTCCATGCAAATCCAAGcactcaaattgaattaaaagacTTGTCAGAACTTGAAGTTGGATGTGTGGATGATAGGCAGGAGATAATGGAGTTCTTGGACTACTGGGGCTTAGTCAATTTCCATCCATTCCCTCCCGAATCCACTGCCACAAGTGCTGAAGGTGATAAAGTGGCAAATGCTGATGGTGAGATGGCAGCAAATACTGACGATGATGGAGCAGCAAAAAAGGAGTCTTTGCTTGAAGAATTGTATCACTTTGATGAAATTCAATTATGTCCTCGTGTTGCTCCAAAGCCTAAGCTAATATCTCCTGCTGACCCATCGCGGTTGTTTCCAGAGTCTGCAATTGCTGAAGATTTAGCGAAGCCTGAGGGCCCATCTGTTGAGTACCATTGCAACTCTTGTTCGGCTGATTGCTCTCGTAAGCGCTATCATTGCCAAAAGCAG GCAGATTTTGATCTATGCACTGATTGCTTCAATGATGGGAAGTTTGGCTCTGGGATGTCGTCATCGGATTTTATTCTCATGGTGCCTGCTGAAGCTGCTGGTTTGAGTGGTGGGAAGTGGACAGATCAGGAGACCCTTCTCCTCCTCGAAGCATTGGAACTTTATAAAGAGAACTGGAATGAGATTGCAGAACATGTTGCCACTAAAACAAAAGCTGAATGTATATTGCACTTTGTTCAAATGCCGATTGAGGATGTGTTTTTTTATCATGATGTTGGTGCTGATGCCATATCTAAGGAAACTGCAGATGTTGCCGCAATGAATAATGATACATCTACCCCTAAAGATGCTCCTGAAACATCAGAAAGTAAAACAGGTGCAAATGACGGTCAGACCCAAACTTCACCAATTGAAACTTCAAAATCAGAGGATGCAACTTCTATGAAAACATGTCAGGAAACTTCAAAACCTGAAGATGCAAATAAAGTTGAATCTGctaagaaaatgttaaaatcAGAAGACACCAATGAAGTGAAAGTTCAGAAGACTGGTGAAAACATTGCATTGAAGGCCCTTAGGGAAGCATTTGAAGCTGTTGGTTATCATCCACCTGAAAGCCCACATTCCTTTGCTGAAGTTGGAAACCCTGTCATGGCATTG GCAGCATTCTTGTCACTGTTGGTGAGGCCTGATGTTGCTACTGCTTCTACTCGTGGTTCTTTGAAATCAATATCTAGCAATTCTCCAGCCATGCAGTTGGCTGCAAGGCACAGCTTTGTTTTGGAAGATCCCCCGGGTGACAAGAAGGAGCCAATTCAGTCCGAGAG TGTTGTTACTGAAATTGCCAATCAAGATACTCAAAAAGATGATAACCCAGTAGACAGAAAGCAAAAAGAGAAAGACACTACAACTATGCTGGACAAAAAAATATTGTCAAATGATCATGACAGCAAGATAACTGAAGATTCTGTTCCAGAAGAAAAGAGAACATCAGCCTCTTCAAATGATAAATCCACCAAGGAATTAAATGTTGTAAAAGAACCAAGCACCAAAGGTATTCCTGAAAAAGTTGAACCTggtgatttaaataaatcaagcaATCAAGAATTACCCAAGGAAAATCAACCAAACATTGTGGAGGAAAGAAATCATTTATCATCTAAGAATGCTCCAAGCTCTGTGAAAGAGGCTGGAGAGGGAAATTCAGTCGGAGAGCCTTCTGTGTCGGTACAGATAGCCAAGGATGTTGAATTGTCTTTTGATTCTCTTCCATTGGAAAGGAGTGAGGCTGGTCTtctatcaaattcaaatgtAGAATCTCAACCTTCCAAGGCAAGAAAGGATGTTGATATGGTTTCTAATTCTCTTCCTTCGGAGAGTATTGAACCTGAGCAACCGGTTGCATCAAGTTCCAAAGCTGAGCCCTCTCAAATTGCGGAAACACCAAAGGATGTGGATATGATGTCTAATTCACTGCCCTTGGAATCAAATGAGCCTCAACAGACACATTCAATTATTGAAAATGGAACGACTGCAG TTGAGGATCAAACTAAAGATGGTCAAGAAGAGAAGCATGACCATGGAGAGACAAAAGGTGAATGTAATATTGATAAACTAAAGCATGCAGCAGTTACTGCACTCTCTGCTGCAGCAGTTAAGGCAAAACTTCTTGCTAATCAGGAAGAGGATCATATTCGACAGCTTGCTACATCATTGATAGAAAAGCAG TTACAAAAGTTAGAAGCCAAGTTAGCTTTCTTTAATGAAATGGATAACATGACTTTGAGGGTTAGAGAGCAATTGGAGAGGTCAAGACAGAGGCTTTATCATGAACGAGCTCAAATAATTGCAGCTCGACTTGGCTCTTCTAGACCAATGCCACCATCAATACCTGCCAACAGAATCCCACCGAACTTTGCTAACTCAGTTGTAAGACCTCCTATGAGCATGACTTCCCTACGGCCACCAATGTCAAGACCCTTGGGGACTGCAGGTCCTACCCTTTCTAGCTCATTTGCCTCAACAACAGTGGCAGGAAGTTCAATTCGGCCTTCGAATCAGGACAAACTTTCTTCTGTTGGAATGAAATAG
- the LOC123215155 gene encoding organ-specific protein S2-like, with protein MKASLLALSTLSLLLLLGSTTDGRKDMGEYWREVVKDQPIEESIQISLGRADPTSSLSGCHEEENSFVKDFEPRPDVSIYTNDLKLAKDKSLGKDFEPRPDVSIYGNDIKSADEKSFVKDFEPRPDASIYSNDLKPTKEKSFVKDFEPRPDVTIYSNDLTLTKEKSFVKDFEPRPDVSIYSNDLKPTKDKSFFKDFEPRPDISIFINDIKSAQKKPFVKDFEPRPDITIYSNDLKPTKEKSFVKDFERRPDVSIYSNNLKPTKGKSFVKNFESALGVTIDDNDATIYHD; from the exons ATGAAAGCTTCATTACTTGCTCTCTCTACACTCTCCTTGCTCCTCTTG TTGGGTAGCACTACAGATGGAAGGAAAGACATGGGAGAATATTGGAGAGAAGTCGTAAAAGATCAGCCCATAGAAGAATCAATCCAAATTAGCCTTGGTCGTGCAGATCCCACCAGTTCCCTATCTGGTTGCCATGAAGAAGAAAACTCGTTTGTCAAGGATTTCGAACCGAGGCCTGATGTTTCCATTTATACTAATGATCTTAAACTAGCAAAAGATAAATCCTTAGGGAAGGATTTTGAGCCAAGGCCTGATGTTTCCATTTACGGTAACGATATTAAATCAGCAGACGAGAAATCCTTTGTTAAGGATTTTGAGCCTAGGCCAGATGCCTCCATTTACAGTAACGATCTGAAACCTACAAAAGAGAAATCTTTTGTCAAGGATTTTGAGCCTAGGCCAGATGTCACCATTTACAGTAATGATCTTACACTTACAAAAGAGAAATCTTTTGTTAAGGATTTTGAGCCAAGGCCTGACGTCTCCATTTACAGTAATGATCTTAAACCTACAAAagataaatctttttttaaggattttgaGCCTAGGCCTGATATTTCTATTTTCATTAACGATATTAAATCAGCACAAAAGAAACCCTTTGTTAAGGATTTCGAGCCTAGGCCTGATATCACCATTTACAGTAATGATCTTAAGCCTACAAAAGAGAAATCTTTTGTTAAGGATTTTGAGCGTAGGCCAGATGTCTCTATTTACAGTAACAATCTTAAACCTACAAAAGGGAAATCTTTTGTCAAGAACTTTGAGTCAGCGCTTGGTGTCACCATCGATGATAACGATGCCACCATTTATCATGACTAG